The following are encoded in a window of Blastocatellia bacterium genomic DNA:
- a CDS encoding carboxypeptidase regulatory-like domain-containing protein, whose protein sequence is MRTKRALRMLRHPALPLALALLALLLPMTARAQSQATTGVIEGIVYDQNTAVVAGATVTVKNKDTGFERTATTDDNGRFRAVLLPLGTYSLDAQKQGFTRVVRENIELAVGQTLNFNLTMQPAGTSESVTVTSEAPIVETTRAEQSTLVDKRSVENLPINGRDFTGFIKLAPTVSIVQGPDGAEITINGQKGIQNNISIDGSDANNPFFGEQRGGQRPQFTISLEAVKEFQVVSDGGSAEFGRSSGGFINVVTKSGTNAFHGSGFGFYRAEKLTAQNPDAVKAQLPTDDFRQYQFGGSFGGPIKRDRAFFFVAYDQNAGNSKKPNRIDPVLANIFATRFNDPNEQGVIERTNDANALIGKLDWNVNAKNLLTVRHNYSRAEQVNGTFDVPTWGTSANGRETDNSNAFISQLVTTFSPSLLNEFRFQYARENRPRFYDGPDLPDVAIAGNDPVTGEFTAFRFGRPFFLPVPETDTRLQFTDNFSVLRGAHSFKFGFDFNRTHTSQTFIGFGRGRYIFGSVQGFQNYLNNPANSSDLLLYLQFAPLGGRTVEEAGTQAFTQIEPEFYVQDKWQPRSNLSISYGLRYYAQIEDQPILPLDQRRYGQFVGTAGFPSDGTIPSEKRGWQPRLGVSWDPTGSGKTVIRLNAGIFYARIPGLVLAGARNTDGSIAGNIFTCCGLPFLPTPPANLGIYTNTAFFSPFNPDVTVFDQNFRNPRTLQWGASIEHEVAKDLTLTFGFNYANSVHLTTFINRNIPAFIGHTAADGRRLFDGPQPFAKADGSGIGALKDTDSSGRSLYRGFVFSANKRFSNRFQFQVNYVLSWDYSNDDNERDPFTFRYADVTNFKPEYGFSDRDQRHRFNAFGVFDIPYHFILTAIFQARSAQPDSILLPNDANGDGNTLDRPFVGGSDIGRNTIRKHNQFYSFDFRFSRVFKLGEHAQLEPIVEVFNLFNNTNLISVPRPLLFNFDGTVRSGFGDPRQAQLGLKLRF, encoded by the coding sequence ATGAGAACCAAACGCGCTTTACGTATGCTTCGCCACCCGGCATTGCCACTGGCCCTGGCGCTGCTGGCGCTGCTCCTGCCCATGACGGCGCGGGCGCAATCGCAAGCCACAACCGGTGTCATCGAAGGCATCGTCTATGACCAGAACACCGCCGTCGTCGCCGGCGCCACGGTCACCGTCAAGAATAAAGACACAGGCTTTGAGCGCACGGCGACGACCGACGACAACGGTCGCTTCCGCGCCGTGCTGCTGCCGCTCGGCACCTACAGCCTCGACGCGCAGAAGCAGGGCTTCACCCGTGTCGTCCGCGAGAACATCGAATTGGCCGTCGGCCAGACGCTCAACTTCAACCTGACAATGCAACCGGCGGGCACCAGCGAATCGGTCACCGTCACCAGCGAAGCGCCCATCGTCGAGACGACGCGCGCCGAGCAATCGACGCTCGTCGACAAGCGCTCGGTCGAGAACCTGCCGATCAATGGGCGCGACTTCACAGGCTTCATCAAGCTGGCGCCGACCGTCTCTATCGTGCAAGGCCCGGACGGCGCAGAGATCACCATCAACGGCCAGAAGGGCATTCAGAACAACATCTCGATTGACGGCTCGGACGCCAACAATCCCTTCTTCGGCGAACAGCGCGGCGGCCAGCGCCCGCAGTTCACCATCTCGCTCGAAGCCGTCAAAGAATTTCAAGTCGTCTCCGACGGCGGCTCAGCGGAATTTGGCCGCTCGTCGGGCGGCTTCATCAACGTCGTCACCAAGTCGGGCACCAACGCCTTTCACGGCTCGGGCTTCGGCTTCTACCGCGCCGAAAAGCTAACCGCGCAGAACCCCGACGCCGTGAAAGCGCAGTTACCGACGGACGACTTTCGCCAGTACCAGTTTGGCGGCAGCTTCGGCGGCCCCATCAAACGCGACCGCGCCTTCTTCTTCGTCGCCTATGACCAGAACGCCGGCAACAGCAAAAAGCCGAACCGCATTGACCCGGTGCTGGCCAACATCTTCGCGACGCGCTTCAATGACCCGAACGAGCAAGGCGTCATCGAGCGCACCAACGACGCCAACGCCCTGATCGGCAAGCTGGACTGGAACGTCAACGCCAAGAATTTGCTGACCGTGCGCCACAACTACAGCCGCGCCGAGCAGGTCAACGGCACCTTCGACGTGCCGACCTGGGGGACGAGCGCCAACGGCCGCGAGACCGACAACTCGAACGCTTTCATCTCGCAACTGGTGACGACCTTCTCGCCGTCGCTGTTGAACGAGTTCCGCTTCCAGTACGCGCGCGAAAACCGCCCGCGCTTTTACGACGGGCCGGACCTGCCCGACGTCGCCATCGCCGGCAACGACCCGGTGACCGGCGAGTTCACCGCCTTCCGATTCGGTCGCCCGTTCTTTTTGCCTGTGCCCGAAACCGACACGCGTTTGCAGTTCACAGACAACTTCTCTGTGCTGCGCGGCGCGCACTCGTTCAAGTTCGGTTTCGATTTCAACCGCACGCACACCAGCCAGACCTTTATCGGTTTTGGCCGCGGGCGCTACATCTTCGGCTCGGTGCAGGGATTTCAGAACTACCTGAACAACCCGGCGAACTCAAGCGACCTGTTGCTCTACTTACAATTCGCCCCCTTAGGCGGGCGCACCGTCGAAGAGGCGGGCACGCAAGCGTTCACGCAGATCGAGCCGGAATTCTACGTGCAGGACAAGTGGCAGCCGCGCTCGAACCTCTCCATCAGCTACGGCCTGCGCTACTACGCGCAGATCGAAGACCAGCCGATCCTGCCGTTAGACCAGCGCCGCTATGGCCAGTTTGTCGGCACGGCGGGCTTCCCTTCCGACGGCACGATTCCTTCAGAGAAGCGCGGCTGGCAGCCAAGGTTGGGCGTCTCTTGGGACCCGACCGGCAGCGGCAAGACGGTGATTCGTCTGAACGCCGGCATCTTCTACGCGCGCATACCTGGACTGGTGCTTGCGGGCGCGCGCAACACGGACGGCTCGATTGCCGGCAACATCTTCACGTGCTGCGGCCTGCCTTTCTTGCCGACGCCGCCGGCGAACCTCGGCATCTATACGAACACGGCGTTCTTCTCGCCATTCAACCCGGACGTGACCGTGTTCGACCAGAACTTCCGCAACCCGCGGACGCTGCAATGGGGCGCTTCAATCGAGCACGAGGTCGCCAAAGACCTGACGCTGACGTTCGGCTTCAACTACGCGAACTCGGTCCATCTGACGACCTTCATCAACCGCAACATCCCGGCCTTCATCGGCCACACGGCAGCGGATGGGCGCAGGCTGTTTGACGGCCCGCAGCCGTTCGCCAAGGCAGACGGTTCGGGCATCGGCGCGCTCAAAGACACAGATTCGTCGGGCCGCTCGCTCTACCGCGGCTTCGTCTTTTCGGCCAACAAACGCTTCAGCAACCGCTTTCAGTTCCAGGTCAATTATGTGCTGAGCTGGGACTATTCGAACGACGACAACGAGCGCGACCCGTTCACGTTCCGCTACGCCGACGTGACCAATTTCAAGCCGGAGTACGGCTTTTCGGACCGCGACCAGCGCCACCGCTTCAACGCCTTCGGGGTGTTCGATATCCCGTATCACTTCATCCTGACGGCGATCTTCCAGGCGCGCTCGGCGCAGCCCGATTCCATATTGCTGCCGAACGACGCCAACGGCGATGGCAACACGCTCGACCGCCCGTTTGTCGGAGGCAGTGATATCGGGCGCAACACCATCCGCAAGCACAATCAGTTTTACTCGTTCGACTTTCGCTTCAGCCGTGTATTTAAGCTCGGCGAGCACGCCCAGCTTGAGCCGATTGTCGAAGTCTTCAACCTGTTCAACAACACCAACCTGATCTCTGTGCCGCGCCCGCTGTTGTTCAACTTTGACGGCACGGTGCGCTCAGGGTTTGGCGATCCGCGCCAGGCACAGCTCGGCCTGAAGCTGCGCTTCTAA
- a CDS encoding SPFH domain-containing protein, with product MKIDANLLPWIILGVIAFIILLTILRRIFVNVGAREIAIKERRYFGRRMPPGRVVATEGEVGIQADVLKPGLHLIKWPFEKVVRKVPLIEIGSDEMGIIEAVDGEPNPPGRIFAPDRAQNAHNNFQDPIAFIKQGGVKGIQLRTLPPGLWPIHPYLFRVSVAKATVIPQGKVGIVTTADGAPLDGGRLLGKAIKGHRNFQDAELYIASGGHKGPQVEILTPGTYRILTDSVPLEGGQERKLGLFFIRLYDATVISENQIGLVEALDGAPLNPRDYVAAPVEGHDNFQDGNQFINAGGQRGPQKDILLPGTYYINPMQFKVIPETAKEVKPGEVAVIVSNVGKDPGEDVRRAMAAKIRERLEREEAEHINQAAARLDKLDDEDRTVAEIKQELAAVDPADRRLDQGAHEAYVVPDGYRGIQESVVGPGRYYVNTLAVTPIVIPTTNQTVEWTAGEMTNTFNPFEVISKDGFTMQLEVRVVFRVKPEDAPFMVAKIGSIEKLIQNVMHPLIDSIFRNQASESSAMAYLQNRHEEQERAEARVRAHLLKYHVDVVNVLICHIRLPEELMKTQTEKILAEQKQSMFNAQREAEDRRIQLEKTKAHADNQRDLMAATVGVEISGKRAEQRKAEADGEAHYILATGRAEAEKVRLMGEAQGVAYAEQVNAIGPQGVAMVEALRVIGEKGVRITPDVLASGGDSDGTGNIGTLLLLNLFRERLQVGDGTDDKAASNGGLQAMAKR from the coding sequence ATGAAAATTGACGCAAACCTTCTGCCCTGGATCATCCTCGGCGTCATCGCCTTCATCATCCTGCTGACCATCTTGCGGCGCATCTTCGTCAACGTCGGCGCCCGCGAGATCGCCATCAAAGAGCGCCGCTACTTTGGCCGGCGCATGCCGCCCGGTCGCGTCGTCGCCACCGAAGGCGAGGTCGGCATTCAGGCCGATGTGCTCAAGCCCGGCCTGCACCTGATCAAGTGGCCTTTCGAGAAGGTCGTGCGCAAAGTGCCGCTGATCGAGATCGGCTCCGACGAGATGGGTATCATCGAAGCCGTTGACGGCGAGCCGAACCCGCCCGGTAGAATTTTCGCGCCTGACCGGGCGCAGAACGCGCACAACAACTTTCAGGACCCGATTGCCTTCATCAAACAGGGCGGCGTCAAAGGCATCCAACTGCGCACGCTGCCGCCGGGCCTGTGGCCGATTCACCCTTACCTGTTCCGCGTCTCGGTCGCCAAAGCGACCGTCATCCCGCAGGGCAAGGTCGGCATCGTCACGACTGCCGACGGCGCGCCGCTCGATGGAGGCCGGCTGCTCGGCAAGGCGATCAAGGGCCACCGCAACTTTCAGGACGCCGAGCTGTACATCGCTTCCGGCGGCCACAAAGGCCCGCAGGTCGAAATCCTCACGCCCGGCACCTACCGCATTCTCACCGACTCGGTGCCGCTCGAAGGCGGGCAGGAGCGCAAGCTCGGCCTGTTCTTCATCCGCCTCTATGACGCGACGGTGATCAGCGAAAACCAGATCGGCCTGGTCGAAGCCCTGGACGGCGCGCCGCTCAACCCGCGCGATTACGTCGCCGCGCCGGTCGAAGGCCACGACAATTTCCAGGACGGCAACCAGTTCATCAATGCCGGCGGCCAGCGCGGCCCGCAGAAAGACATCCTGCTGCCCGGCACTTACTACATCAACCCGATGCAGTTCAAAGTCATTCCTGAGACGGCCAAGGAAGTGAAACCCGGCGAAGTCGCCGTCATCGTCTCGAACGTCGGCAAAGATCCCGGCGAAGACGTGCGCCGCGCCATGGCCGCTAAGATTCGTGAGCGATTGGAGCGCGAAGAGGCCGAGCACATCAATCAGGCGGCAGCGCGTCTCGACAAGCTCGACGATGAAGACCGCACGGTTGCAGAGATCAAGCAGGAGTTGGCAGCTGTAGACCCGGCGGATCGGCGTCTCGATCAAGGCGCGCACGAAGCCTACGTCGTACCGGACGGCTATCGCGGCATTCAGGAATCGGTCGTCGGGCCGGGCCGCTACTACGTCAACACGCTGGCGGTGACGCCCATCGTCATCCCGACCACCAACCAGACCGTCGAGTGGACGGCGGGCGAAATGACCAACACCTTCAACCCGTTCGAGGTGATCTCGAAGGACGGCTTTACGATGCAGCTCGAAGTGCGCGTCGTCTTCCGCGTCAAGCCCGAAGACGCGCCCTTCATGGTCGCCAAGATCGGCTCAATCGAAAAGCTGATTCAGAACGTCATGCACCCGCTGATCGATTCGATCTTCCGTAACCAGGCGTCCGAGTCTTCGGCGATGGCCTATCTGCAAAACCGCCACGAAGAGCAGGAGCGCGCCGAGGCTCGCGTCCGCGCCCACCTGTTGAAGTATCACGTTGACGTGGTGAACGTTTTGATTTGCCACATCCGCTTGCCCGAAGAGTTGATGAAGACGCAGACCGAGAAGATTCTGGCCGAGCAGAAGCAGAGCATGTTCAATGCCCAGCGCGAGGCCGAAGACAGGCGCATTCAACTGGAAAAGACCAAGGCGCACGCCGACAATCAGCGCGACCTGATGGCGGCAACCGTCGGCGTCGAAATCAGTGGCAAGCGCGCCGAGCAGCGCAAGGCCGAAGCCGATGGCGAGGCGCATTACATTCTGGCGACGGGCCGCGCCGAGGCCGAAAAGGTGCGGCTGATGGGTGAAGCGCAGGGCGTCGCTTACGCCGAGCAGGTGAACGCCATCGGCCCGCAGGGCGTGGCGATGGTCGAAGCCTTAAGAGTCATCGGCGAAAAGGGTGTGCGCATCACGCCGGACGTGCTGGCGTCGGGCGGCGACAGCGATGGCACAGGCAACATCGGCACGCTGCTGTTGTTGAACCTCTTCCGCGAGCGCTTGCAGGTCGGCGACGGCACGGACGACAAAGCCGCTAGCAACGGTGGATTGCAAGCGATGGCCAAACGGTAA
- a CDS encoding DinB family protein, with protein MSDTTALTSLLFEKIEQQFELAIALVAIVPADQLEWQPAANTFRLNQLLGHLLEAAAGFCAALYRFKPQELAGFERLRGLPVNHRCGVEEAAARLSDYLAHLREGFATLDDADLARRWPTVFVPAGEAALTILLTNLEHFINHKHQLFFYLKLLGVAVTTAQLYEIKTPPAT; from the coding sequence ATGAGCGATACCACGGCGCTTACATCGCTGCTGTTTGAAAAGATCGAGCAGCAGTTCGAGCTGGCCATCGCTCTGGTAGCCATCGTCCCCGCCGATCAGCTCGAATGGCAGCCGGCGGCCAACACCTTTCGCTTGAATCAACTGCTCGGTCATCTGCTCGAAGCCGCCGCCGGGTTCTGTGCCGCGCTTTACCGTTTCAAGCCGCAGGAGCTTGCCGGTTTCGAGCGACTGCGCGGCCTGCCGGTCAATCATCGCTGCGGTGTCGAAGAAGCCGCCGCGCGCTTGAGCGATTACCTGGCGCATCTCCGCGAAGGCTTCGCCACACTCGATGATGCAGACCTGGCGCGCCGCTGGCCTACAGTTTTTGTTCCAGCGGGCGAGGCCGCGCTGACGATTCTGCTCACCAACCTTGAGCACTTCATCAATCACAAGCACCAGCTCTTCTTCTACCTCAAGCTGTTGGGCGTTGCGGTCACGACAGCGCAGCTCTACGAAATCAAAACGCCGCCGGCCACCTGA
- a CDS encoding LEA type 2 family protein — protein sequence MLLKLKISGALLLILALAGVARAADKQPAIKLKGIALKHLDVTSLVADTMVTIEIENPGQAFIIKGASYRLKLNDHDAAEGHHDEAINVPAESSVTVDLPLTVNLAALPGVTWRTIADGLNLNYELAVEFDVPLLGLFTRKMQTSFSGTLPIGDMALGLPGKLKEKLFGKP from the coding sequence ATGCTGTTGAAACTGAAAATCTCCGGCGCATTATTGCTGATCCTGGCGTTAGCCGGCGTGGCGCGCGCCGCAGACAAACAGCCGGCAATTAAGCTGAAGGGCATCGCCCTCAAGCACCTCGACGTGACCAGTCTGGTCGCCGACACGATGGTGACGATTGAGATAGAAAATCCCGGCCAGGCATTCATCATCAAAGGGGCGAGCTACCGGCTCAAGCTGAACGATCACGACGCCGCCGAAGGCCATCACGACGAAGCCATCAACGTGCCCGCCGAATCTTCTGTCACCGTAGACCTGCCGCTGACGGTGAATCTGGCGGCGCTGCCCGGCGTCACCTGGCGCACGATTGCCGATGGGCTGAATTTGAATTATGAGCTGGCCGTCGAATTCGATGTGCCGCTGCTGGGCCTCTTCACACGCAAGATGCAGACGTCGTTCAGCGGCACCTTGCCTATTGGCGACATGGCTCTGGGGCTGCCGGGCAAGCTGAAAGAGAAACTCTTCGGCAAGCCATGA
- a CDS encoding COR domain-containing protein, translating to MFQIRNLRGLSLFRFKDSRSSIKQVPAKILQLQKLEHFSVSGQPIETPPLEVVNKGVEAIKNYWRQQQETGIDYLCEAKLIILGEAGAGKTTIAKKIKNPDYQLESQEPSTEGIDVIRWSFPAAIRVKRDAGEELHQTDFKVNIWDFGGQEIYHSTHQFFLTRRSLYVLVADDRKEDTDFNYWLHAVELLSDRSPLLIVQNEKQDRQRDIDIGNLRARFPNLRDAFRTNLATKRGLVELERAIRQELERLSHIGTPLPKTWAQVRTALENDPRNYISLDEYLAICQENGFKRRDDKLQLSGYLHDLGICLHFQDDPVLKNTIILKPKWGTDAVYSVLDDRTVLNNRGRFGPDDLARIWSDEQYASMRDELLRLMMRFQLCYQLPDTEAYIAPQLLSPTRSAYEWDNRDGLVVRYDYDFMPKGILTRFIVAVNHLIADQSLVWKSGVILAREGARAEVIEDYPRRKITVRVNGADSRGLLAIVDDQLERIHAAFRRLKYDKFLPCNCEVCQTRDEPFAYPLSELKDFAAQGDKIQCRVSRKLVDAGYLIRDVLPSAARSFREFAGQPLGFRHETGPPVEPAPRKEVFVSYAWTEESTAIVDQLQTAFKGRDIVLVRDKNNMQYKDSIRDFMRRIGRGKGIVVVLSKNYLESKSCMFEMTEIAERGDIRDRVFPIVLEDAKIHHAIDRLRYIKFWEQQREELDAEMKEVSGEYLQGIREELDLFAKIRNTIAHIVDTLSDMNALTPEQHQGANFGSLLQALEARLAD from the coding sequence GTGTTTCAAATAAGGAACTTGCGCGGCCTGAGCCTTTTCCGTTTCAAAGATAGCAGAAGCTCCATCAAGCAAGTTCCTGCCAAAATTCTACAACTGCAAAAGCTTGAGCACTTCAGCGTATCCGGCCAGCCTATCGAGACACCGCCGCTGGAGGTTGTTAACAAAGGCGTTGAGGCAATCAAGAACTATTGGCGTCAGCAGCAAGAAACCGGCATCGATTACCTGTGCGAAGCGAAGCTGATCATCTTGGGAGAGGCCGGCGCCGGAAAGACGACGATTGCCAAGAAGATCAAGAACCCCGACTACCAACTGGAGTCGCAGGAGCCTTCGACCGAAGGCATTGACGTGATCCGCTGGAGCTTCCCAGCCGCCATCCGCGTCAAGCGAGATGCCGGAGAGGAACTGCACCAGACGGACTTCAAGGTCAACATCTGGGATTTCGGCGGGCAGGAGATTTATCACTCTACCCACCAGTTCTTCCTCACCCGCCGCTCGCTTTACGTCCTGGTGGCGGACGACCGCAAGGAAGACACAGACTTCAATTACTGGTTGCACGCGGTCGAGCTGCTCAGCGACCGCAGCCCGCTGCTGATCGTTCAGAACGAAAAGCAGGACCGCCAGCGCGACATAGACATCGGGAACCTGCGCGCCCGCTTCCCGAACTTGCGCGATGCCTTCCGCACCAACCTGGCGACCAAACGCGGCCTCGTTGAACTTGAGCGTGCAATCCGACAAGAGCTGGAACGCCTGTCGCACATCGGCACGCCGCTGCCTAAGACCTGGGCGCAAGTCCGAACCGCTTTGGAAAACGACCCGCGCAACTACATCAGTCTCGACGAGTACCTGGCGATCTGTCAGGAGAACGGCTTCAAGAGGCGCGACGACAAGCTGCAACTGAGCGGCTACCTGCACGACCTCGGCATCTGCCTGCACTTCCAGGACGACCCGGTGCTGAAGAATACCATCATCCTCAAGCCGAAGTGGGGCACGGATGCCGTGTACAGCGTGCTCGACGACCGCACGGTGCTGAACAACCGCGGGCGGTTCGGCCCGGATGATCTGGCGAGGATATGGTCTGACGAACAGTACGCCTCCATGCGGGACGAGCTGTTGCGCCTGATGATGCGCTTTCAGCTCTGTTACCAGTTACCGGACACCGAAGCCTACATCGCCCCGCAACTGCTCTCGCCGACCCGCTCGGCTTACGAATGGGATAACCGGGACGGGCTGGTTGTGCGCTACGATTACGACTTCATGCCGAAGGGCATCCTCACCCGCTTCATCGTGGCGGTCAATCACCTGATCGCCGACCAGAGCCTCGTCTGGAAGTCTGGAGTCATCCTGGCACGTGAAGGCGCGCGCGCCGAGGTAATCGAAGACTACCCGCGGCGCAAGATCACTGTGCGGGTCAATGGCGCGGACTCGCGCGGCTTACTGGCGATTGTGGATGATCAATTGGAGCGGATTCACGCCGCTTTCCGCCGCCTGAAATACGACAAGTTCTTACCCTGCAACTGTGAGGTCTGCCAGACGCGCGACGAGCCGTTCGCCTACCCGCTGAGTGAGCTGAAGGACTTTGCGGCGCAGGGCGACAAAATCCAATGCCGTGTCAGTCGGAAGCTCGTTGACGCCGGCTACCTGATCCGAGACGTGCTGCCTTCGGCGGCTCGTTCATTCCGGGAATTCGCGGGCCAGCCGCTCGGCTTTCGTCACGAGACCGGCCCGCCTGTGGAGCCCGCGCCGCGCAAGGAAGTCTTCGTCTCTTATGCGTGGACAGAAGAGAGCACGGCCATCGTTGACCAACTCCAGACAGCCTTTAAGGGGCGTGATATCGTTCTCGTCCGCGACAAAAACAATATGCAGTACAAAGATTCCATCCGTGATTTCATGCGGCGCATCGGTCGCGGCAAAGGCATCGTCGTCGTGCTATCGAAGAACTACCTGGAGTCCAAAAGCTGTATGTTCGAGATGACCGAGATCGCCGAACGCGGCGACATCCGTGACCGTGTATTCCCAATCGTGCTCGAAGACGCAAAGATTCACCATGCCATTGATCGCTTGCGCTACATTAAGTTCTGGGAGCAGCAAAGGGAAGAGCTCGATGCCGAGATGAAGGAAGTGAGCGGCGAGTATCTTCAGGGCATCCGTGAAGAGCTCGATCTCTTTGCCAAGATCCGCAACACCATCGCGCACATCGTCGACACCCTCAGCGATATGAACGCGTTGACGCCCGAGCAACATCAGGGAGCAAACTTTGGCTCGCTCTTGCAAGCACTGGAAGCTCGGCTGGCGGACTAA
- a CDS encoding gluconate 2-dehydrogenase subunit 3 family protein: MNRRDSLKGLGLLVGGNLLAPSLLASFLQTATAIKEGKEKWQPRLLSAEQAALLPELVEVIIPTTDTPGAKAALVHVFVDLYAADCYPKAQQELFLKGLDTLDDVSRKQAGRAFLKLSAAERLGLLKQLEKASWESNEAVEQSFVRMLKNLTLMGFFCSQPGATRAAEYQRSPGPFEGCTDLKPGQKADALPFI; the protein is encoded by the coding sequence ATGAATCGCAGAGACTCGCTCAAAGGGCTGGGCTTACTGGTCGGGGGAAATCTATTGGCCCCCTCGCTGCTCGCCAGCTTTTTACAAACCGCCACCGCGATCAAAGAAGGAAAAGAAAAATGGCAGCCGCGCTTGCTCTCTGCCGAGCAGGCCGCGCTGCTGCCGGAACTGGTCGAAGTCATCATCCCCACGACCGATACGCCGGGGGCGAAAGCGGCGCTGGTTCATGTCTTTGTTGATCTGTACGCCGCCGACTGTTATCCGAAGGCGCAGCAGGAACTCTTCCTCAAGGGGTTGGACACGCTCGACGACGTGAGCCGCAAGCAAGCGGGCCGCGCCTTTTTGAAATTATCCGCAGCCGAGCGGCTCGGCCTGCTCAAACAGTTGGAGAAGGCGAGCTGGGAAAGCAATGAAGCGGTCGAACAGTCCTTCGTTCGCATGTTGAAGAACCTGACGCTGATGGGCTTTTTCTGCTCGCAGCCCGGCGCCACCAGGGCCGCCGAGTACCAGCGGTCGCCCGGCCCCTTTGAAGGTTGCACGGACCTCAAGCCCGGACAAAAAGCCGACGCGCTGCCGTTCATCTAA
- a CDS encoding GMC family oxidoreductase — MSAKDANTYDAIVVGSGMSGGWAAKELTERGLKTLVLERGRHVEHIKDYPTADKDPWNLPYGNELTVRDQEEYFIQKKVYNFKQDTKHFFVKDTDHPYQQIKPFNWMRGYQTGGKSLMWSRHCFRWSDLDFEANAREGIGIDWPIRYRDIAPWYDHVEEFVGVSGENAGLAQLPDGRLLPPLEMNCLERHVKARIADHYRDRRMIVARVAVLTRPHNGRGRCRSRNMCARGCPYGAYFSSNSATLPAASKTGNMTLRPFSIVHSLIYDAEKKRATGVRVIDAETKKTYEYFARIIFLNAGTLNTTLILMNSTSSHFPEGFANSSGVLGHYLMDHQEAGGAIGVYDGFQDKYYRGRKPNGMYIPRFRNLIDKRADYLRGFAYEAYSGRENWQRGFSRLGMGADFKNEMARPGAWSMLLVGYGECLPDDKNRVTLNKDERDQWGLPTLNLDMRYGENELTMRKDMQASAEEMLAVAGLKEIRSLQLEPVPGGCIHEMGTARMGHDPKTSVLNRFNQCWDALNVFITDGSCMVSTACQNPSLTYMALTARACDYAVQELKRGNL; from the coding sequence ATGTCCGCAAAAGACGCGAACACCTATGACGCCATCGTCGTCGGCTCCGGCATGTCGGGCGGCTGGGCGGCAAAGGAATTGACCGAGAGGGGCTTGAAAACCCTCGTCCTTGAACGCGGACGCCACGTCGAACATATCAAAGATTACCCGACCGCCGATAAAGACCCCTGGAATCTGCCATACGGCAACGAGCTGACCGTCAGAGATCAGGAAGAGTATTTCATTCAGAAGAAAGTCTACAACTTTAAGCAGGACACCAAGCACTTCTTCGTCAAAGACACGGATCATCCTTATCAGCAGATCAAGCCCTTCAACTGGATGCGCGGCTATCAGACTGGCGGCAAATCATTGATGTGGTCGCGCCATTGTTTCCGCTGGAGCGACCTCGACTTTGAAGCCAATGCCAGAGAAGGCATCGGCATTGACTGGCCCATACGCTACCGCGACATCGCGCCCTGGTATGACCACGTCGAAGAGTTCGTCGGCGTCAGCGGCGAGAATGCCGGTCTCGCGCAACTGCCCGACGGGCGGTTGCTGCCACCGCTGGAGATGAACTGCCTTGAGCGCCATGTGAAAGCGCGCATCGCCGATCACTACAGGGATCGCCGCATGATCGTCGCCCGCGTCGCGGTGCTGACCCGCCCGCACAATGGCCGCGGCCGCTGCCGTTCGCGCAACATGTGCGCCAGGGGTTGTCCCTACGGCGCATACTTCAGCAGCAACTCGGCGACGCTGCCGGCGGCGTCAAAGACCGGCAATATGACGCTCAGGCCCTTCTCCATCGTTCACAGCCTGATTTATGACGCCGAGAAAAAGCGCGCCACAGGCGTCCGCGTCATCGATGCCGAAACCAAAAAGACATATGAGTACTTTGCCCGGATCATCTTCCTCAACGCCGGGACGTTGAACACGACGCTGATTCTGATGAACTCGACATCGAGTCATTTCCCCGAAGGCTTCGCCAATTCCAGCGGCGTCCTCGGCCACTACCTCATGGATCATCAGGAAGCGGGCGGCGCCATCGGCGTCTACGATGGCTTTCAGGATAAGTATTACCGTGGCCGCAAGCCCAACGGCATGTACATTCCGCGTTTCCGCAATCTCATAGACAAGCGCGCGGATTACCTGCGCGGCTTCGCCTATGAAGCTTATTCGGGGCGAGAAAACTGGCAGAGAGGTTTCTCCCGGCTAGGGATGGGCGCGGATTTCAAGAACGAGATGGCGCGGCCCGGCGCGTGGTCTATGCTGCTGGTCGGTTATGGCGAGTGTCTGCCTGACGACAAAAATCGCGTCACGCTGAACAAAGACGAGCGCGACCAGTGGGGATTGCCGACGCTCAACCTGGACATGCGATACGGCGAAAACGAGTTGACCATGCGCAAAGACATGCAAGCCTCAGCCGAAGAAATGCTGGCGGTCGCCGGATTGAAGGAGATCAGATCTTTGCAGTTGGAGCCAGTCCCCGGCGGCTGCATTCATGAGATGGGCACCGCGCGCATGGGACACGACCCGAAGACCTCTGTGTTGAACCGCTTCAATCAATGCTGGGACGCACTGAACGTGTTCATCACGGATGGCTCTTGCATGGTCTCGACAGCCTGCCAGAACCCGTCGCTGACTTACATGGCGTTGACGGCGCGTGCCTGCGACTACGCCGTGCAAGAGCTGAAGCGCGGCAACCTTTAA